The DNA window TTGCCACGTTCACTCGCGGCATCGCGCGCACCCACGGCAAATCGGGCATCCGTGCCAACAGCGTTGCTCCCGGCGCGGTGGAAACCGATGCACTGCATGCCATCCGCGGGTATGTCGCCGAATGCAAGGGCTATCCCTACGACGAGGCACTCGAGCGGGCGCTGGTGGAGGACTTCGGGTTCGACGCCGCGCTCGGTCGCCCCGGCCAGCCGGATGAGATCGGCGCACTGATCGCTTTCCTACTGTCCGACATCTGTGCGTTCGTCACCGGGCAGACCATCTATGCCGATGGCGGGGCGCCCTAGTCAGGACGTCGGCAGCGGTCCGGCCAGCCCGCGGGGTGAGGTGCCGTAGAGCCAGCTGACAGCCTGCCCGATCTCCGAAAACGTCAGGGCGGCACCGTCTTTAGCGTGGTAGGCGCCCGGCGCTTCGGTAAAGCCCTCGATGCGGGTGAGCTTGTCGCCGTTGATACGGAGGATCTGCCCGGTGAGCCAGGAAGACTCCGCAGACTGCAGGCAGGCCACCACGGCGGAACTGCGGGCGGGATCCAACGCGGGATCGTCGGCCCGGCCGCTGAACACGTCGGCGGTCATTCGCGACATCGCGAGCGGTGAGATCGCATTGACCGCAACACCGTAACGCTTCGCCTCCATCGCTGTGACGACGGTCAGGTTCGCGATCGCGGCCTTGGCCGCACCGTAGGCGCTCTGCCCGACGTTGCCCCACAGGCCCGCGCCGGACACCGTGTTGACGATATGCGCGTCAATCGGGTTGCCTGCCTTGAACTGAGCGCGCCAATATTCGCAGGCATTCCGGGTGACGGCGAAGGTGCCCTTGAGGTGCACGGCGATGACGGCGTCCCAATCGGCCTCGCTCGCGGCGGCCACCATCGAATCACGCAGGATGCCTGCGTTGTTCACCACACCGGTCAGTGAGCCGAACGTGTCGACGGCGGTCGCGATCATGTCGGCGACGTCGTCCCATGCCGACACCGAACCGGTGTGTGCGACAGCCTTGCCGCCAGCCGCCTCGATTTCGGCGACGACGTCGGCCGCCGGGCCGTCCCCGTCGCCGCTGGAGCCATCCCGGCCGACGCCTGGATCGTTCACCACGACGGCCGCGCCCTGCTTGGCCAACTCGAGGCAGTGGCCACGGCCGATACCTCGTCCGCCGCCCGTGACCAGGACGACCTTGCCGGTCAGGGGACCTTCAGGCATCGCGCGTTATCTCCTTCATTGTGTGAACAATTCGGCGATGAGCGTGCGGCGCTGTGACCAGTCCGCTGCGCGCAGGTCGACGTGTCCGGACTCGGTGACGATCAGGTCGACGTCGTGGGCGGGGGTGGAGGCTGGCCGGCTGAGCTGCTCGACGAGCGGTGAGCGCCCCTTCACCCGGGTCGGAACGGCGATGATCGACAGTCCACCGCTGCTCATCCGGGCCGCGGCGCAATAGTCAGGGTGCCCGCCGATCCCACCGACCACTTTGTCGCGCACACCTTCGACGTTGACCTGCCCGTACTGATCGATCTCGATGGCTGTGTTCACCGCCACCAGCGGCAGCCCGCGTGACAGCCGGGTCAGGTCATGGGTGTAGTCGAGCCCGCGCAGGATCGGGCGCCCGTCGGCCCAGTCGTAGAGCGACTGACTACCCAGTAGATACGTCGCCGACGGTGTCCCCGCCAGCAGGCCGCGCCGGTCGAGGTCGACGACGGCATCGGTAAGCAGCCCGGTGTCGACGTGCAACGGCACCTGCGCCCGTCGCAGCAGTGCGGTGCCGAGTTGACCTGGGCCAGTTTGGATCCGGGCGCCATCCGGAATCAACTGCAGGACCGCGTCGGCGAGCGCGTCGTGAATCGGCTCGGGTTCGCGCTCCGGTACTCGCGCCGGCCCGCTGTCGACTGTGCCGAGCACTTCGACGCCCGACGTGTCGAGTGCAGGCTCGGCGTCCGCCGCAGGTGCCAACGTGTCGACGACCGCGAGAGTCTTTGTGCCGCTGTCGATTACGCCACGCTGCCAGGACACCTCGGTGCCGAACTGCAGCACGTCATCGCGACGTACCAGCCGGGTGAGCAGCACGTCGGGCCGCATTACATCAGCGAGCAGCGCGGGAATCGCCGCCAGCCGCGTCGGCAGGAACCGCGCCTTCGGGCTGCGCAGTATCTCCCGCACGCCCCACCCGGGCATCAGCGCAACCACTTCGGAGAATGCGTCGGCATCGAGGCCGTCGATCGGGGCGGGCAGCCAGCCCAGCACCAGCCGCATCGAGCCGACCTCGGCGGACGCGGCGCTCAGTGTCGCGCCGATCGACGCGCCGTCGTCGAGGCAGCGCAGTGCGCCCACTCCGTCGCCGAGGGCGACCGTCATCCCTGGGCGCAGCACGTCGCGCAGCGCGGCGGTGAAGTCGGCCGCGGTCAAACTTGCTGTCATTTCGGTTCTTTGGGAAGCCCGAGCACCCGCTCGCCGAGGATGTTGCGCTGGATTTCGCTGGTGCCGCCGAGAATCGTCTGCGCCCGCCCGACCAGCATGTGGTGCACCAGGTCGTCGTCCCCCGGGTCGGTGCACGCGTCGGTACCCAGCACATCGGTCGCCATATCGCCCAGGTCCTGATCGGTCTCCGAGGTCATCAGCTTGAGCACCGAGAAGGCCGGAGACGTCAGGTCGCCCGAGTCGATGGCGCGCTGCCAGGTGTAGCGCAGCAGCCACATCCTGGCCCACAACCGGGTCATCGACCGCGACAGCACCGGGTCGAGCAGGTCGTGGTCACGAGCAGCATCCACCATGCGTTCGTGCAGGCGGAACATCGATACCGCCTGCGAACCCAACGTCAGACGCTCACGGCCGAGCGTCACCATCGCCACTGTCCAGCCCTGACCAACCTCACCGATCAGCGCGTCGTCGTCGAGTTCGGCGCCGTCGAAGAAGACTTCGTTGAACTTGCTCTCACCGTCCATCTGCATCAGCGGGCGCACCGTGACACCTGGGGTGTCCATCGCGACCACGAACATCGACAAGCCTCGGTGCTTGTCCGGGCCGGTGCGGGCCAGCAGCAGCCCGTAGTCGGCCGATGCGGCAGCCGAACTCCACACCTTTTGGCCGTCGATTCGCCAGCCCGTCGCGGTGCGCTCGGCCCGAGTGCGCACGCCGGCCAGATCCGACCCCGCGCCCGGTTCGGAGAACAACTGAGTCCAGACGGCCTCGCCGAGTCGGATCGCTTCCAGGTGACGATCCTTCTGATCCGGCGTGCCGAACTTGATCAGCACCGGACCGACCAGGTCGGCGCCGGTGATGTTCAGCTGACGGGGCACGCCTGCCCGCGCGCACTCCTCGGCGAAGATGGCCTGGTACGCCACTGACGCTGCGGCGCCGCCGAACTCGCGCGGCCAGTGCAGGCAGGTGTAGCCGTGGTCAGCGAGGTAGCGGTGCCACGTCCGCCCCGGTTCGACGTCATCCGTCGTGGGCGTCGGCCCGTAGTTCCGCAGGCCGACCGGTTTGGGGGCACTGCCGAGGAACGCGCGGATCTCCGCACGCAGTGCGTCGATATCCTCGGCGAGGTCAGGTGAAGCCGACACTGGCGCTCCTAGGTGTAGGACGGGTCGGAATCACTTCCCGTCGAGATAGTCGTTGTATTCATCGCGGACAGACTCCATCGCATTGAGTCGACGGGCCAGCAGCGTGACTTCCGCCTCGATGTGTGCGGGGTCCCCCCCGCGGGCCTGCACCTCCGCCAGTCGGGCCTGGGTGCGGCCGATCTCCTCGACGAGGCGTTCGCGGGCCTCGTCTTTGGTGAGGAGGTCTTGGTCGGTCCAGTCTGACCGGGGAAGCTGCTCGATGCGCTCCACGCCTGTTCGATCCTTCGCTTCGTCGCCGGTCACGCCGCCCGCGGAAAGTTGTAGAACTCACGGGCATTCAGTTCCACGATGCGGTGCACCTCGTCGTCGGGTACCTTCTCCAGCGCCTGTGCCGCGCGCTCGCGACTCTGTGGCCAGAACGAATCCGAGTGCGGGTAGTCGCACTCCCAGGTGATCTTGTCGACGCCGATCATGTGTCGCATCTCCACGCCGAAGTCATCCTCGATGAAGCAGCCGTGAATGTGCTTCTTGAACAGGTAGCTCGGCGGGTGATCCTGGTTGATGTTGTTGTAGAAGCGGTGCTTACGCCACACGCTGTCGGCGCGCTCCAAGATGTAGGGGATCCAACCGATGCCGCCCTCGGACAGGCCGATCTTCAACTTCGGGTGCCGGTAGAGAGTGTTGGAGAACAGCCAGTCCGTCATCGAGGTCATCGACATGGTCCCCATCAGCGTGACGAACACCGCGAAAGGGGCATCCGGAGCAATCGGCGGCGGGAAGCCACCAGAACCGAAGTGCTGAGCCAGCACCAGGCCGGTGTCCTCCATCGCCGACAGCAGCGGGTCCCAGTGATCGGAATGGACCGAGGGCAGGCCGAGCCGGTCGGGCAGGTCGGGGAAGGTCACGCATTTCGCGCCCTTAGCGGCGACACGGTGGATCTCCTTGACGCTGGCCTCGACGTCCCAGAACGGCAGCATCGCGACGGGGACGAATCGGTCGGGCGCGGTGGCGGCCCACTCGTCGAGGTGAAAGTCGTTCCAGGCCGCCGAGCACAACTTGGCGAGTTCCTTGTCCTCGCCCTCGGCGAACACCGCGCCGGCAAAACGGGGGAACGACGGGAAGCACGTCATCGCCTGCACGCCGTCGATGTCCATGTCGGCCACCCGCGCCTTGGGGTCGTAGCAACCGGGGATCATGTCGTCGTAGCGCACCGGTTCGATGCCGTACTCCTCGGGCCTCTTGCCCGCGACCGCGTTGAGCCCGATGTAGGGGTAGATCCGGCCCTCGTATTCCCAGACCTGACACATCGCCTTGGTATCGGGGCGCTCCCACTCGATGATCTTCGGACCCGCCTCCAGGTACTTGGTGGGCAACCGATCACTCCAGACCTTCGGATGTTCGATCAGGTGATCGTCAACGGAGATCAATTCCATCCAGGGCTGCAGCGGCACGGGTGGCTCCTCAAGGATGTGTGCGCAATGGGGTCGAAACATAAAAACATTTAGTTATTTCCAGGTGAGTCTAGTCGCCCGCGTGGAAGACGAGCAAGGAAACTCCGGCCGGCCCTGTCGCTCCCGCCTACAGCAGCTTGGCCAGCGCCGAGAGCCGGTCCCAGTGCTGGCCCGGACCGCCGAAGATCACCTCGTCCGTCCGGGCGCGCCGGAAGTACAGGTGCGCGGAATCCTCCCAGGTGAAGCCGATGCCGCCGTGAATCTGTACGTTCGCCTTCGCTGCGTTGTTCAGCGCCTCCGAGCACACCGCCTTGGCCATGCTGGCGCGCCAGTCCGCTTCGCCGGCGGCCGCGCCATCCGCATCGTCGAGCGCCTCCAGAGCCGCCTGCGAGGCCGACCGGGCCCACTCGAGATCGACCAGCATGTCGGCGCACTTGTGCTTGATGGCCTGGAAGCTGCCGATCCGCCGGCCGAACTGCTCGCGCGTGCGCGCGTAGTCGGTGGCGATCTCGAGCACCCGTTCGCACGCGCCGACCTGCTCGGCCGACAGCACCGCCAGCGCCAGGTCGACGTTGCGGTCGACGACGTCACCGATTGGGGCGTCGCCGGACAGCCGCAACGCCGGCGCTGAGCTCAGCGTGATGGTGGCCATCGGTCTGGTGCCGTCGAGTACACGTTCGGGCTCGGCGACGACGCCGTCGACGGCCGGGTCGAGCAGGAACACCGCCGGCTCGCCATCCTCGGCGATGGCAACCACGACGAGGTCGTCCGCGGCGCTGCCGCCCAGCACGTGGCGCACCGTGCCGTCGATGCACCAGTCGCCCCCGGTGTGGCCGGCGCTAAGCGTCACTGCGGACCGACGCCATAACCCGCCGTCGCCGGTGAGAGCAGCGGCGGCGGTGCGGCGACCTTCGATGAGCCCGGTGAGTCGCTTGTCCGCGTCGGGATCGTGCTCGGTCAGGTCGAGCAGCAGGCCGGTGGCCAGCACCGTCGAACTCAGGAACGGCACCGGGGCCAGCGCGCGGCCGAGTTCGTGGGCGACCACCCCCAGCGCGGACGCGCCGTACCCTGCGCCGCCGAGGTGCTCGGGCAGCGCGATGGCGGCCACGCCCACCTGGTGGCACAGCACGTCCCACAGCGTCGTGTCAAAGCTGGAGTGCCCGTCTTCGCCGCCGTGGCCCCCATTGCCGTAGGCGACCGTGCGCACTCGCTCCTCGGGTGCCAGTCGCTCGCAGGCAGAGCGTACGGACTGCGAGAGTTCCTGACGTTCGTCAGCGGACAACGCCGTCATCGGGCTCCTCCTGCGATCTGCCGGGCCAGCTCAGACTTGGCGACCTTGCCGAGCCCCGTCAGCGGGAACTCGTCGACCAGGACCAGCCGCTCGGGCCACTTCTGCTTCATCAGCCCGCGTTCGTCAAGGAACGTGCAGAGCTCCTCGAGGGTGACGTCACGATGGCGTGGCGAACGACGCACCACCGCGCATACCAGCTCACCGCGTAGTTCGTCGGGCTGGCCGAGCACCGCGATCTCGTCGACCAGCGGGTGGGCCAGCAGTTCGTTCTCGATCTCGTCAGGGGCTACGTTCTCGCCCTTGCG is part of the Mycobacterium mantenii genome and encodes:
- a CDS encoding acyl-CoA dehydrogenase family protein: MSASPDLAEDIDALRAEIRAFLGSAPKPVGLRNYGPTPTTDDVEPGRTWHRYLADHGYTCLHWPREFGGAAASVAYQAIFAEECARAGVPRQLNITGADLVGPVLIKFGTPDQKDRHLEAIRLGEAVWTQLFSEPGAGSDLAGVRTRAERTATGWRIDGQKVWSSAAASADYGLLLARTGPDKHRGLSMFVVAMDTPGVTVRPLMQMDGESKFNEVFFDGAELDDDALIGEVGQGWTVAMVTLGRERLTLGSQAVSMFRLHERMVDAARDHDLLDPVLSRSMTRLWARMWLLRYTWQRAIDSGDLTSPAFSVLKLMTSETDQDLGDMATDVLGTDACTDPGDDDLVHHMLVGRAQTILGGTSEIQRNILGERVLGLPKEPK
- a CDS encoding SDR family NAD(P)-dependent oxidoreductase, which encodes MPEGPLTGKVVLVTGGGRGIGRGHCLELAKQGAAVVVNDPGVGRDGSSGDGDGPAADVVAEIEAAGGKAVAHTGSVSAWDDVADMIATAVDTFGSLTGVVNNAGILRDSMVAAASEADWDAVIAVHLKGTFAVTRNACEYWRAQFKAGNPIDAHIVNTVSGAGLWGNVGQSAYGAAKAAIANLTVVTAMEAKRYGVAVNAISPLAMSRMTADVFSGRADDPALDPARSSAVVACLQSAESSWLTGQILRINGDKLTRIEGFTEAPGAYHAKDGAALTFSEIGQAVSWLYGTSPRGLAGPLPTS
- a CDS encoding acyl-CoA dehydrogenase family protein, which gives rise to MTALSADERQELSQSVRSACERLAPEERVRTVAYGNGGHGGEDGHSSFDTTLWDVLCHQVGVAAIALPEHLGGAGYGASALGVVAHELGRALAPVPFLSSTVLATGLLLDLTEHDPDADKRLTGLIEGRRTAAAALTGDGGLWRRSAVTLSAGHTGGDWCIDGTVRHVLGGSAADDLVVVAIAEDGEPAVFLLDPAVDGVVAEPERVLDGTRPMATITLSSAPALRLSGDAPIGDVVDRNVDLALAVLSAEQVGACERVLEIATDYARTREQFGRRIGSFQAIKHKCADMLVDLEWARSASQAALEALDDADGAAAGEADWRASMAKAVCSEALNNAAKANVQIHGGIGFTWEDSAHLYFRRARTDEVIFGGPGQHWDRLSALAKLL
- a CDS encoding acetyl-CoA hydrolase/transferase C-terminal domain-containing protein — translated: MTASLTAADFTAALRDVLRPGMTVALGDGVGALRCLDDGASIGATLSAASAEVGSMRLVLGWLPAPIDGLDADAFSEVVALMPGWGVREILRSPKARFLPTRLAAIPALLADVMRPDVLLTRLVRRDDVLQFGTEVSWQRGVIDSGTKTLAVVDTLAPAADAEPALDTSGVEVLGTVDSGPARVPEREPEPIHDALADAVLQLIPDGARIQTGPGQLGTALLRRAQVPLHVDTGLLTDAVVDLDRRGLLAGTPSATYLLGSQSLYDWADGRPILRGLDYTHDLTRLSRGLPLVAVNTAIEIDQYGQVNVEGVRDKVVGGIGGHPDYCAAARMSSGGLSIIAVPTRVKGRSPLVEQLSRPASTPAHDVDLIVTESGHVDLRAADWSQRRTLIAELFTQ
- a CDS encoding amidohydrolase family protein; translated protein: MPLQPWMELISVDDHLIEHPKVWSDRLPTKYLEAGPKIIEWERPDTKAMCQVWEYEGRIYPYIGLNAVAGKRPEEYGIEPVRYDDMIPGCYDPKARVADMDIDGVQAMTCFPSFPRFAGAVFAEGEDKELAKLCSAAWNDFHLDEWAATAPDRFVPVAMLPFWDVEASVKEIHRVAAKGAKCVTFPDLPDRLGLPSVHSDHWDPLLSAMEDTGLVLAQHFGSGGFPPPIAPDAPFAVFVTLMGTMSMTSMTDWLFSNTLYRHPKLKIGLSEGGIGWIPYILERADSVWRKHRFYNNINQDHPPSYLFKKHIHGCFIEDDFGVEMRHMIGVDKITWECDYPHSDSFWPQSRERAAQALEKVPDDEVHRIVELNAREFYNFPRAA